Proteins encoded within one genomic window of Methanothrix harundinacea 6Ac:
- a CDS encoding radical SAM protein has translation MKHLFGPVPSRRLGLSLGVDLLPFKTCTLDCVYCQLGPTTCLTLAREERVSTAEVLEEIRSLSEKGSDRVGHGDGGAGAAGAVEFDYLTLAGSGEPLLHRGLDEIIRGAKEAVDKPVALLTNGTLFFREEVRREVLEADLIIPSLDAATAPTFKRINRPHPDLSIDDLLEGLVRLREEFSGEIWLEVMLVKGINDGEAPLIAEAAERIGAERVQLNTVVRPPADPVQPLSPEEMEEMLEFFSGAEVIADWGRDLSKTTEVLIRDLLTRRPCTLEELSSLSGLHRNEILKYLEVLEAADEIRRLRHEGRLYFRAREG, from the coding sequence ATGAAGCACCTCTTCGGCCCCGTCCCCTCCCGGCGGCTCGGCCTCTCCCTGGGGGTCGACCTTCTGCCGTTCAAGACCTGCACCCTCGACTGCGTCTACTGCCAGCTGGGACCGACTACCTGCCTCACCCTCGCCCGGGAGGAGCGCGTCTCCACCGCCGAGGTCCTGGAGGAGATCCGGTCCCTATCCGAGAAGGGGTCGGATCGGGTTGGGCATGGAGATGGGGGGGCGGGCGCGGCGGGGGCGGTGGAGTTCGACTACCTTACCCTCGCCGGCTCCGGGGAGCCCCTCCTCCACCGGGGCCTCGACGAGATCATCCGGGGAGCGAAGGAGGCGGTCGATAAACCCGTCGCCCTGCTGACGAACGGGACCCTCTTCTTCCGCGAGGAGGTCCGCCGGGAGGTGCTGGAGGCGGACCTGATCATCCCCTCCCTGGACGCCGCGACGGCCCCGACCTTCAAGAGGATAAACCGACCCCACCCGGACCTATCGATCGACGATCTCCTCGAGGGGCTCGTCCGCCTCCGGGAGGAGTTCTCTGGCGAGATATGGCTGGAGGTGATGCTCGTCAAGGGGATCAACGACGGCGAGGCGCCCCTCATCGCCGAGGCGGCCGAGAGGATCGGCGCCGAGAGGGTCCAGCTCAATACGGTGGTGAGGCCTCCGGCGGATCCGGTCCAGCCCCTCTCCCCCGAGGAGATGGAGGAGATGCTGGAGTTCTTCTCTGGCGCCGAGGTGATCGCCGACTGGGGGAGAGACCTCTCGAAGACGACGGAGGTTCTGATCCGCGATCTCCTCACCCGGAGGCCCTGCACCCTCGAGGAGCTCTCGTCCCTCTCGGGGCTCCACCGAAACGAGATATTGAAGTACCTGGAGGTGCTGGAGGCGGCCGATGAGATCAGACGGCTCCGGCACGAAGGCCGCCTCTACTTCCGGGCTAGGGAGGGGTGA
- a CDS encoding COG4315 family predicted lipoprotein, which translates to MISKTLLALAFLATFVAGSALGDEAIEPTYTVKISMDGGLGPFLVDGEGMTLYTFANDVPESGVSACIDDCAERWPPFFAPEIEVPPELNVTDFGGIPREDGTFQTTYKGWPLYRYFEDKAPGDVLGQGLGGVWSVVAP; encoded by the coding sequence TTGATATCCAAAACCCTTCTGGCCCTGGCGTTCCTCGCGACCTTCGTCGCGGGCTCCGCCCTAGGAGATGAAGCCATTGAGCCCACCTACACTGTGAAGATATCGATGGATGGTGGCCTGGGACCCTTCCTCGTCGACGGAGAGGGGATGACCCTCTACACCTTCGCCAACGACGTTCCCGAAAGCGGCGTCAGCGCCTGCATCGACGACTGCGCTGAGCGGTGGCCTCCCTTCTTCGCCCCGGAGATCGAGGTCCCTCCGGAGCTGAACGTGACCGATTTTGGCGGGATCCCCCGAGAAGATGGCACCTTCCAGACCACCTATAAGGGATGGCCCCTCTACCGGTACTTCGAGGACAAGGCCCCCGGAGACGTCCTGGGCCAGGGCCTCGGCGGGGTCTGGTCCGTCGTCGCCCCCTGA
- a CDS encoding Mrp/NBP35 family ATP-binding protein gives MEECDSKCEACATRGTCTDPRKEMDVELRAVSARMGRVKHKIMIASGKGGVGKSTVAVNLARVLQARGFRVGVLDADITGPSTAKLLGVERERLLAGPGGIEPVDSKGLKVISMAFALSDPSSAVVWRGPMKMAAIKQFLADVSWGDLDFLIIDLPPGTSDEPLSVVQLLPDLTGAVIVTTPQEVALLDSRKAVNMVKAMGVPLLGIVENMSGLRCPHCGEVIDIFKTGGGERAAEELAVPFLGAIPLDPEITPLGDEGVAFVDRDTAAKESFERVVDGILGQIGEEKRAV, from the coding sequence ATGGAAGAATGCGACAGCAAATGCGAGGCCTGCGCCACCAGAGGAACCTGCACAGACCCGAGGAAGGAGATGGATGTAGAGCTCCGGGCCGTCTCTGCGAGGATGGGGAGGGTGAAGCACAAGATCATGATCGCGAGCGGCAAGGGCGGGGTCGGGAAGAGCACCGTCGCCGTCAACCTCGCCCGGGTCCTCCAGGCCCGGGGGTTCCGGGTCGGGGTCCTCGACGCCGACATCACCGGCCCCAGCACGGCGAAGCTCCTGGGCGTCGAGAGGGAGAGGCTCCTCGCCGGGCCCGGGGGGATCGAGCCCGTCGACTCGAAGGGCCTGAAGGTGATCTCGATGGCCTTCGCCCTCTCGGACCCAAGCTCCGCCGTCGTCTGGAGGGGGCCGATGAAGATGGCGGCGATAAAGCAGTTCCTCGCCGACGTCTCCTGGGGCGACCTCGACTTCCTCATCATCGACCTCCCCCCCGGGACGAGCGACGAGCCCCTCAGCGTCGTCCAGCTCCTGCCGGACCTCACCGGCGCCGTCATCGTCACCACCCCCCAGGAGGTCGCCCTCCTCGACTCCAGGAAGGCGGTGAACATGGTCAAGGCGATGGGAGTTCCCCTCCTCGGGATCGTCGAGAACATGAGCGGCCTCCGCTGTCCTCACTGTGGAGAGGTGATCGATATCTTCAAGACCGGCGGCGGAGAGAGGGCGGCGGAGGAGCTCGCCGTCCCCTTCCTGGGGGCGATACCCCTGGACCCGGAGATCACCCCCCTGGGGGATGAGGGGGTGGCCTTCGTCGACCGGGATACCGCCGCAAAGGAGAGCTTTGAGAGGGTCGTCGACGGGATCCTCGGCCAGATCGGTGAGGAGAAGAGGGCGGTCTGA
- a CDS encoding DUF378 domain-containing protein, protein MTRLAKLAPLDLLAIVLVVVGGLNWGLYAFGFNLVSILLGWMPILEKVVYVLVALAAIYLAVLTPKLSK, encoded by the coding sequence GTGACGAGATTGGCTAAGTTAGCTCCATTGGATCTTCTGGCCATAGTGCTGGTGGTAGTCGGCGGCCTGAACTGGGGGCTTTACGCCTTCGGTTTTAACCTGGTGAGCATCCTGCTTGGATGGATGCCCATCCTCGAGAAGGTCGTCTACGTCTTGGTGGCCCTGGCGGCGATATACCTCGCGGTCCTGACCCCCAAGCTCTCCAAGTAG
- a CDS encoding COG4315 family predicted lipoprotein, protein MKIPALLALAVASFAIVATGAAAPANTISLASAEGLGDYLVDEGGYTLYYFSGDVPGSGTSSCGETCIQYWPPFHAGQVVIPLNLSNFDFGTIYREDGLAQTTYKGWPLYYFINDYRPGDIKGEGLDGRFAAGPGLMP, encoded by the coding sequence TTGAAGATCCCAGCCTTGCTGGCCCTGGCGGTGGCGTCCTTTGCCATCGTCGCCACAGGGGCCGCAGCCCCTGCCAACACCATCAGCCTAGCCTCAGCGGAAGGGCTGGGGGATTACCTGGTGGACGAGGGTGGATACACCCTCTACTACTTCTCTGGAGACGTCCCCGGTAGCGGAACGAGCAGCTGCGGCGAAACCTGCATCCAATACTGGCCGCCCTTTCATGCGGGCCAGGTGGTGATACCCCTGAACCTGAGCAACTTCGACTTCGGGACCATCTATCGGGAGGATGGCCTGGCCCAGACTACCTACAAGGGATGGCCACTATACTACTTCATCAACGACTATCGACCTGGCGACATAAAGGGGGAGGGTCTGGACGGCAGGTTCGCGGCGGGTCCCGGCCTGATGCCCTGA
- a CDS encoding preprotein translocase subunit Sec61beta encodes MAKKKSEGSGLMSSAGLMRYFDADDTAIKLNPKTVIAISTGVGAAVMALNFSFGLWP; translated from the coding sequence ATGGCTAAGAAGAAGTCTGAGGGCAGCGGACTGATGTCCTCTGCCGGTCTCATGAGGTATTTCGACGCGGACGATACGGCGATCAAGCTCAACCCCAAGACGGTGATCGCCATCAGCACGGGGGTGGGGGCCGCGGTTATGGCTCTGAACTTCTCCTTCGGGCTGTGGCCCTGA
- a CDS encoding NosD domain-containing protein, producing the protein MLRLTLAILIALSSGLLIGAEARMYIVDDDGFAQYRTIGEAIAVAKDGDTIYVKAGTYREHITLNNRIILMPPRGEDGAVNLVGDGNDIGIEVLADGCRIEGLTISDFTGPGIYVNSQGNEIVKNVLVDNVHGIFLNGTSENLLEKNRQEGGYSGIVLLSSSQNTVTGNVAKDCRGSKEVPGAGIRLVLGSSENEIIGGWINSCNYGVLVEGGSSANAVREVLFDNVTTAIALNSVAKNLIEKNNVSNSTNGIVVATSSENVVAENRLSDLDLAIMISFGSTANVLTTNHVERANSGIVITESTANNFDENRLVGVRLGLSVDGSGAESFDNAIPESNTIDGDPILYLYGRSDEVVADRKLGHITLASCDNCTVDGCIVTNDALFTHSSKGCRIVENVVSKAYGMLIRRSDGNEFRGNQVSESRVGGIMLVESGGNVIKENNLSRNGWDGLLLRRSEKNRVLSNTAEANQQAGIRLDGSNDAEIAENSVIGNGVGISISGSAGCIVYRNNLIENSVQAEDDGENLWDWGALKGGNYWSDHPCDGSPCLAQPRPVGVNASDFYPFGERDGWA; encoded by the coding sequence ATGCTGAGATTGACCTTAGCGATCTTGATAGCCCTCTCTTCCGGCCTCCTCATCGGGGCCGAAGCCAGGATGTACATCGTCGACGACGACGGCTTTGCCCAGTACCGCACCATTGGCGAGGCCATCGCCGTAGCCAAGGATGGCGATACGATATATGTGAAGGCCGGAACTTACCGGGAGCACATCACCTTGAACAACAGGATCATATTGATGCCCCCCCGGGGGGAGGATGGGGCCGTCAACCTCGTCGGCGATGGAAACGACATCGGGATCGAGGTCCTCGCCGACGGCTGCAGGATTGAGGGGCTCACCATATCGGACTTCACGGGGCCGGGGATCTACGTCAATTCCCAAGGAAACGAGATCGTAAAGAACGTCCTCGTGGATAACGTCCACGGCATCTTCCTCAACGGCACCTCCGAGAACCTCCTCGAGAAAAACCGGCAGGAGGGAGGGTACAGCGGCATCGTCCTCCTCTCATCCTCCCAGAACACCGTTACGGGGAACGTCGCCAAGGACTGTAGGGGCTCAAAGGAGGTCCCGGGGGCGGGGATCCGCCTAGTCCTGGGGAGCTCAGAGAACGAGATCATAGGAGGATGGATCAATAGCTGCAATTATGGGGTCCTCGTCGAGGGCGGCTCCTCCGCCAACGCGGTCCGGGAGGTGCTCTTCGATAACGTCACCACCGCCATCGCCCTCAACTCCGTCGCGAAGAACCTGATCGAGAAGAACAACGTCTCGAACTCTACGAACGGAATCGTCGTCGCCACATCTTCGGAGAACGTGGTGGCGGAAAACCGCCTCTCAGACCTCGACCTCGCGATTATGATCTCGTTTGGGTCTACGGCCAACGTCCTCACCACTAATCACGTCGAAAGGGCCAACTCGGGGATCGTGATCACCGAATCTACGGCGAACAACTTCGACGAAAATCGCCTCGTAGGGGTCCGGCTCGGCCTCTCCGTCGATGGATCGGGGGCTGAGAGCTTCGATAACGCGATCCCTGAATCGAACACCATCGACGGCGATCCTATCCTCTACCTCTACGGCCGATCCGACGAGGTGGTGGCGGATCGGAAGTTAGGCCACATCACCCTCGCCTCCTGCGATAACTGTACTGTAGATGGGTGCATCGTCACCAACGACGCCCTATTCACCCACTCATCGAAGGGGTGCAGGATAGTGGAGAACGTCGTCTCCAAAGCCTATGGGATGCTGATCCGGAGATCCGACGGCAACGAGTTCAGGGGCAACCAGGTCTCTGAGAGCAGGGTCGGCGGGATCATGCTGGTGGAGTCGGGGGGGAACGTCATCAAGGAGAACAACCTCTCCAGGAACGGCTGGGACGGCCTCCTCCTCCGAAGATCGGAGAAGAACCGGGTCCTATCCAACACCGCCGAGGCTAACCAGCAGGCTGGGATCAGGCTCGACGGATCCAACGACGCGGAGATCGCCGAAAACTCCGTCATCGGAAACGGCGTCGGCATCTCCATCAGCGGGTCGGCGGGCTGCATAGTCTACAGGAACAACCTGATCGAAAACTCCGTCCAGGCGGAGGACGACGGGGAGAACCTCTGGGACTGGGGAGCCCTGAAGGGCGGAAACTACTGGTCTGATCACCCCTGCGACGGCAGCCCCTGCCTTGCCCAGCCGAGGCCCGTTGGGGTCAATGCCTCCGACTTCTACCCCTTCGGAGAGAGGGATGGATGGGCATGA
- a CDS encoding MBL fold metallo-hydrolase, producing MRLKVLVDNNTLIDRYFRGEPGVSYYLEEGGKKILFDLGYSDLFIDNARKMGIDLLDLDYVVLSHGHLDHTWGLGPLVRLITEAKVEGVHHKTPALVAHPAVFLSRRIGTLGEMGPLLRPGELCRHFDLTLSEEPVWLTDRLVFLGEILRENDFEAESPLGKVTIGGGEEDDFLMDDSALAYRSDEGIVIVTGCSHSGICNILEQAMRITGERRVVDLIGGLHLMKPSERRLEETKRYLERVRPRRIHPCHCTDLPSRLALAGVADLREVGVGLDLRLD from the coding sequence ATGAGGCTGAAGGTTCTGGTGGACAACAACACGTTGATAGACCGCTACTTCCGGGGGGAGCCGGGGGTCTCCTACTACCTCGAGGAGGGAGGAAAGAAGATCCTCTTCGATCTGGGGTACTCCGACCTCTTCATCGATAACGCCCGAAAGATGGGGATCGACCTCTTGGACCTCGATTACGTCGTCCTCTCCCACGGCCACCTAGACCACACCTGGGGGCTGGGCCCCCTGGTCAGGCTCATCACCGAGGCGAAGGTCGAGGGGGTCCACCATAAGACCCCTGCCCTGGTGGCCCATCCCGCAGTTTTCCTATCGAGGAGGATCGGAACCCTGGGGGAGATGGGGCCTCTCCTCCGTCCCGGAGAGCTCTGCCGACACTTCGATCTCACCCTGAGCGAGGAGCCGGTCTGGCTAACAGACCGGCTCGTCTTCCTGGGGGAGATCCTCCGGGAGAACGACTTCGAGGCCGAATCCCCCCTGGGAAAGGTCACCATCGGAGGGGGCGAGGAGGACGACTTTTTGATGGACGACTCCGCCCTGGCTTATCGTTCGGACGAGGGGATCGTCATCGTCACCGGCTGCTCCCACTCTGGCATCTGCAACATCCTAGAGCAGGCGATGAGGATCACCGGGGAGAGGAGGGTCGTTGACCTCATCGGCGGCCTCCATCTCATGAAACCGTCGGAGAGGCGGTTGGAGGAGACGAAGAGGTACCTCGAGAGGGTGCGACCCCGGCGGATCCACCCTTGCCACTGCACCGACCTCCCCTCTAGGCTGGCCCTGGCTGGGGTCGCCGACCTGAGAGAGGTGGGGGTGGGCCTGGACCTGAGGCTTGATTGA
- a CDS encoding DUF2116 family Zn-ribbon domain-containing protein produces the protein MIGLTKAPSHKHCIVCGKTIDDAETFCDEVCESKYRSAQRRQTLFFLVFIGLLILMLIVPVILKAPQG, from the coding sequence GTGATCGGGTTGACAAAAGCGCCATCTCACAAGCACTGCATCGTCTGCGGCAAGACCATCGATGATGCGGAGACCTTCTGCGACGAGGTCTGCGAGTCGAAGTACAGATCCGCCCAGCGACGGCAGACCCTCTTCTTCCTCGTCTTCATAGGCCTTTTGATCCTGATGCTCATCGTCCCCGTCATCCTCAAGGCGCCCCAAGGTTGA
- the tsaA gene encoding tRNA (N6-threonylcarbamoyladenosine(37)-N6)-methyltransferase TrmO, translating into MNLEPVTFTPIGVVHCDFGEPEDPKTMRNSLSTLEIDERYLEALQGIERYRHVFVIYYIHRALGYDLLVHPMGDESIPKRGLFATRSPRRPNPIGLTVVEVLNVEGRKITVTGLDALDGSPILDIKPYEEHFDSPGGVEAERDPSYKPKDG; encoded by the coding sequence ATGAACCTGGAGCCAGTCACCTTCACCCCGATAGGCGTCGTCCACTGCGACTTCGGCGAGCCGGAGGACCCCAAGACGATGAGAAACTCCCTCTCCACCCTCGAGATCGACGAGAGGTATCTGGAAGCCCTCCAGGGCATCGAGAGGTACAGGCACGTCTTCGTCATCTACTACATCCACCGTGCCCTCGGCTATGACCTCCTCGTCCATCCCATGGGCGACGAGTCGATCCCCAAGAGGGGGCTCTTTGCCACCAGATCCCCCAGGAGGCCAAACCCCATCGGACTTACGGTGGTGGAGGTCCTGAACGTCGAGGGGAGGAAGATCACCGTCACCGGCCTCGACGCCCTCGATGGTAGCCCCATCCTCGACATCAAGCCCTACGAGGAGCACTTTGACTCGCCCGGGGGGGTCGAGGCGGAGAGGGACCCGTCCTACAAGCCGAAGGACGGCTGA
- a CDS encoding C25 family cysteine peptidase has translation MTIQYLLEDPAIQRGADTLTTAEGSVEVYDSVTIPGLHHRIVPGEPILPFRTARILIPYGQEVSEVKVFPGNERYLGRVSIRPGQTSVPIGFTRNCTSCHPEVNWTETPDLALRDEEIYESESPYPGEPSSILGVQKKNGYQILYVNLYPIRYIPKTGEAYSYGAFDVEVTTAPAETLDLGMYRGLSEDRDQVRKIVDNPEKTGTYAPDLAMTGKSLLLEGDYDYVIITNQYLKDAPGPYNFQALADHKKKKGLNAAIVTVEEIYAAYKYTYHRDDQEMIRNFIKDAYKHNGIKYLLLGGDGDGARVGGETWDAIVPARLLYAWAYEPDPDCCAVPKEKVGIASDVYYACLEGTFDGNNNGIYGEPTDGVNFQADVYVGRAPVDNYAELSNFVRKTIAYESTRADDPYLTAIWLVGEYLEPMAYLTTNLSEIEDHAPEEQGCGDGGCGGGGCGGEGGCLDRWGGDYKDQIKEIIPEEFNIWTLYDRDYRGGDCEPDQHNWPRSLLMEKIDANMIHAINHVGTANFCDIVAYVMKMGYNHADALNNSKYFFGYSQAGYAASFDNRDPEAVYLPHDSVLEHFVTAPGGAFAFIGNSRYGLIDLNSINDSPSQKFDKAFWEEIFNSSYTNGNRSIGLVHQISRESLIGGVLGADEMRYCYFSINLLGDPETPFLFPGAVPAAVAEPPAPAADPGAAVKRSDSSPEIPTILSGEMRFEFGEPMEFKFGEGMGMPGIKPL, from the coding sequence ATGACGATTCAGTACCTTCTCGAAGATCCCGCGATCCAGAGGGGCGCCGACACCCTGACGACCGCCGAAGGGTCCGTCGAGGTCTACGACTCGGTGACGATCCCCGGGCTTCACCACCGGATCGTCCCCGGGGAGCCGATCCTCCCCTTCAGGACCGCCAGGATACTGATACCCTACGGCCAGGAGGTCTCGGAGGTGAAGGTGTTCCCCGGAAACGAGAGGTATCTGGGCAGAGTCTCGATAAGGCCCGGCCAGACCTCTGTCCCCATTGGATTCACCAGGAACTGTACCAGCTGCCATCCCGAGGTCAACTGGACAGAGACCCCGGACCTCGCCCTCAGGGACGAGGAGATCTACGAGTCCGAGAGCCCATATCCCGGGGAGCCCTCCTCAATCCTGGGGGTTCAGAAGAAGAACGGCTACCAGATCCTCTACGTAAACCTCTACCCGATCAGGTACATCCCCAAGACGGGCGAAGCTTACAGCTATGGGGCCTTCGACGTCGAGGTGACGACCGCCCCCGCCGAGACCCTGGACCTGGGGATGTATAGAGGCCTCTCGGAGGATCGGGATCAGGTCAGAAAGATCGTCGACAACCCCGAGAAGACGGGGACCTACGCCCCAGACCTGGCGATGACGGGAAAGTCCCTTCTTCTGGAAGGAGATTACGATTACGTCATCATCACCAACCAGTACCTCAAAGACGCCCCGGGACCCTACAACTTCCAGGCCCTGGCCGACCATAAGAAAAAGAAGGGTCTGAACGCGGCGATCGTCACCGTGGAGGAGATCTACGCCGCCTACAAGTACACCTACCACAGGGACGATCAGGAGATGATCAGAAACTTCATCAAGGACGCTTATAAGCACAACGGTATAAAATACCTCCTCCTCGGCGGTGACGGTGATGGGGCGAGGGTCGGCGGGGAGACCTGGGACGCCATCGTTCCAGCAAGGCTCCTTTATGCCTGGGCTTACGAGCCCGATCCCGACTGCTGCGCCGTCCCAAAAGAGAAGGTGGGGATAGCATCCGACGTCTACTACGCCTGTCTTGAGGGAACCTTCGACGGGAACAACAACGGGATATACGGCGAGCCGACCGACGGCGTCAACTTCCAGGCGGACGTCTACGTCGGCCGGGCGCCGGTGGACAACTACGCTGAGCTCTCCAACTTCGTCCGGAAGACGATCGCCTACGAGTCGACTCGGGCCGACGATCCTTACCTGACCGCCATCTGGCTCGTCGGCGAGTACCTGGAGCCGATGGCCTACCTGACTACTAACCTGAGCGAGATCGAGGATCATGCCCCTGAGGAGCAGGGCTGCGGTGACGGTGGCTGTGGCGGCGGTGGCTGCGGCGGAGAGGGCGGCTGTCTCGATCGGTGGGGTGGCGACTACAAAGACCAGATTAAGGAGATCATACCCGAGGAGTTCAACATCTGGACCCTCTACGATCGGGACTATCGCGGCGGCGACTGCGAACCCGACCAGCATAACTGGCCTCGATCCCTCCTGATGGAGAAGATCGATGCCAATATGATCCACGCCATAAACCACGTCGGAACGGCGAACTTCTGCGACATCGTCGCCTACGTCATGAAGATGGGGTACAACCACGCCGACGCCCTCAATAACAGCAAGTACTTCTTCGGATACTCCCAGGCGGGGTATGCGGCCTCCTTCGACAACAGGGACCCCGAGGCGGTTTACCTCCCCCACGACTCCGTCCTCGAGCACTTCGTCACAGCTCCGGGAGGGGCCTTCGCCTTCATAGGGAACAGCAGGTACGGCCTCATCGACCTCAACAGCATCAACGACAGCCCATCCCAGAAGTTCGACAAGGCGTTCTGGGAGGAGATCTTCAACTCATCGTATACAAATGGGAACAGGAGCATCGGCCTTGTCCACCAGATCTCCAGGGAGAGCTTAATCGGGGGGGTTTTGGGTGCCGACGAGATGAGGTACTGCTACTTCAGCATCAACCTCCTCGGCGATCCCGAGACCCCCTTCCTCTTCCCAGGGGCCGTTCCGGCTGCGGTCGCCGAACCTCCGGCGCCGGCAGCCGATCCCGGCGCAGCGGTTAAGAGGAGCGACTCGAGCCCCGAGATCCCCACCATCCTCAGCGGGGAGATGAGATTCGAGTTCGGAGAGCCTATGGAGTTCAAATTCGGCGAGGGGATGGGCATGCCGGGGATCAAGCCCCTCTGA
- a CDS encoding heparan-alpha-glucosaminide N-acetyltransferase, with protein MAGLIRYWEIDLLRGVAVLMMVGFHALYDLAFFSGARVVDLRSGGISLIAEATASIFLLLVGVSLAISTARDGGGLRLLRRGIGIFSWGMGVTLSTLLLLGEGFVVFGVLHLIGITIILSIPLADRPRLALPLGVGAIAAGLILRGQAVASPWLLPLGLVPSGFYSVDYFPILPWSGVVLVGIFLGGLLYPGGERRCPLPKTPPPSPARGICALGRCSLPIYLLHQPILIVSMELLGVIEAGEALAPNLL; from the coding sequence ATGGCAGGCCTGATCCGGTACTGGGAGATCGACCTCCTCCGGGGAGTCGCCGTCCTGATGATGGTGGGCTTTCACGCCCTCTACGACCTCGCCTTCTTCTCAGGGGCCCGGGTCGTCGACCTCCGATCCGGGGGGATCTCCCTGATCGCAGAGGCGACGGCCTCGATCTTCCTCCTCCTCGTCGGCGTCTCCCTCGCGATCAGCACCGCCAGGGACGGGGGCGGTTTGAGGCTCCTCCGGCGGGGGATCGGGATCTTCTCCTGGGGGATGGGCGTGACCCTCTCCACCCTCCTCCTCCTGGGGGAGGGGTTCGTCGTCTTCGGCGTCCTCCACCTCATCGGAATCACCATAATCCTCTCCATCCCCCTCGCTGACAGGCCCCGTCTCGCCCTCCCCCTGGGGGTGGGGGCCATCGCCGCAGGCCTCATCCTCCGGGGGCAGGCCGTCGCCTCCCCCTGGCTCTTGCCCCTCGGCCTCGTACCTTCCGGCTTTTATTCCGTCGACTACTTTCCCATCCTCCCCTGGTCCGGCGTCGTCCTGGTGGGGATCTTCCTCGGAGGCCTCCTCTACCCCGGGGGGGAGAGGAGATGCCCCCTCCCAAAGACCCCCCCGCCATCGCCAGCCAGGGGGATCTGCGCCCTGGGGAGATGCTCCCTTCCGATCTACCTCCTCCACCAGCCGATCCTGATCGTCTCCATGGAGCTGCTGGGGGTTATCGAGGCGGGGGAGGCCCTGGCCCCAAACCTCCTCTGA